From Calothrix sp. PCC 6303, a single genomic window includes:
- the rplS gene encoding 50S ribosomal protein L19 yields the protein MNAQEIIRSIEAEQIKTDLPDIYVGDTIRVGVKIKEGEKFRIQPYEGVVIARRHGGINQTITVRKVFQGVGVERVFLIHSPRIDSIKVIRRGKVRRAKLFYLRDRVGKATRIKQRFDRPL from the coding sequence ATGAACGCCCAAGAAATTATCCGCTCAATTGAAGCGGAGCAAATTAAGACCGATTTACCCGACATCTATGTTGGTGACACCATTCGTGTCGGTGTCAAAATCAAAGAAGGTGAAAAATTTCGGATTCAGCCCTATGAAGGTGTCGTTATCGCCAGACGACATGGTGGAATTAACCAAACAATCACCGTGAGGAAGGTTTTCCAAGGTGTAGGAGTAGAACGGGTATTCTTGATCCATTCTCCCCGTATCGATAGTATTAAGGTGATTCGTCGTGGTAAAGTTCGCCGTGCTAAACTTTTCTACTTACGCGATCGCGTCGGCAAAGCAACCAGAATCAAACAGCGCTTCGACCGTCCTTTGTAG